The window ttaaaaaatgatgaagatgaagatgaagatgtgtATTGGCATTTTAAGATCGATGGTCGACCAGACACCAACATTACCATTTTCATGGCAGAGCTCACGTTTGCTCAAGTGACTGAATACAACCCAAAATTAATTATAAAAAAGTACCTATTTCCTTGAATGTATGcttaaaagattgaaaaaaagaagaagaagaagagccaaGTACAAAAAATGAATGAAGACGAGCAGCTGTTTTTATATGTACTTTTAAGGTCCAAAACAGCCTAACACAACAATCCACATAACTGAACTTGAGAAAGTTCCATTCCAATccaaaccaaaaatcagctcaatatgtctaaaccaaaaatcagctattTTTATATGTACTTTAAGGTCCAAAACAGCCTAACACTACAATCCACATAACTGAACTTGAGAAAGTTCCATTCCAATCCAAACCAAAATTCAGCTCAATATGTCTAAGCCTTTTTTTTTCTGCCTTTCCAGCGTTGCTCTCTGATTGCATCTCAAATTACCTTCACCTTCTCAAACACATCAAAGTATGAGTCTTCCAGTCAGTACGAGTCTTTCACAGTCAGTACATTGAAGGGGATATCGGGCTCCACAGTATCGAGCGCCGGACTGAAGATTGCAGCTTCAAAACGGGCGTTTGGGTGAAATCCAAGTATCTCGGTGTACTTTCAAAACCAACCTGGAAAAAAGCAACAGGGCCATTCAAATGTCCATCACACTTTGGTAATTCAGTTAAGTATCTTCATGTGTGTCATCACCAATTTGAACTGTGCCACATTAGCTATATTCTATTGTATGAGAGATAAATGATCCCTCCCTGCTACTCTCTCTCCACGTGTACAAGATCTCAGTCATTCAGCATGCAGGCCCCACCGTGCGCCCAAGGGATCAGGCTTGTCCAGTCATCAGTGGGGCCATGTGCACattgaatggtggggtcccacctgatgattggattggcctgaCCACCTCAGGCCATGAAATATACATGGTGGGACCCTTTTTTGtaattaaagtgggtcccaccatgtatttttgggacccacttgatgaatggtcagtATTTCATgctcaaatctcaccctttttTTGTAATTAAAGTGGGACCCTTTTTGtaattaaagtgggtcccaccatgtatttttgggacccacttgatgaatggtcagtATTTCATgctcaaatctcaccctttttttgtaattaaagtgggtcccaccgtgtatttttgggacccacttgatgaatggtcagtATTTCATGCTCAAATCTCACCCCTTTTTTGtaattaaagtgggtcccacaatgttcttttgggacccacttgatgaatggtcagtATTTCATGCTCAAATCTCCCCAATTGGAATGTGTAACATCAGCTATACTCTAAGGCATAACGGATAATCAGACCTGCTACCCCCACATGCCAATGTATGCACAAGATCCCAATCATTCACCAGGCATGTCCCACCATGCATGTCCTGTGGGTCCCAAAAGTACATGGTgggggctcacttgatgaatggccaaTATCTCATAAGCTTGGCCTTCAAAAATTCATCAAAAacccaaacaaaataaaaaaagctCAAAAGCACACCTTTCCCTGGCTCGATGAAAGAGGCCTAGGCGTCTTTGGTGACCACAAATCCAGTTGAGAATCTGAATTATCAAAAGAATAGAAAATCATATCACTAGAATCACATAATAGATATGACTATAACAACACCCGTGGTCATCATTTACTTACTAGCATCATCATCCACTCCcagtgtcttctgaaagtaaatTGATGCAGCTGTTTGTACGTTCGTTGTGGCTGTTTGTAAGCTGATGCAGCTCTGATGGTTGTGTAGGCATTGTTCCTCTTCTATTATAGTTGGAACCCCAATGTTAGCAAACTTTGTCGGTTGATTCTTTTTCGATGCCTTATGAGAAGACAGCTTCTCTGAGTTTGTGATGTTTGCTAAGGCTTTCCGAGTGCCGGGCCCCTTCTTCTGCAGAACTTTTGACCCGTGGACCCCAGCTGCACCACCTCCTAGAAAGACATAAGTGATCATTTCAGTAATTAGACCTTTGATCAATTGTATATTTATGACATTACAAAAATAGGAATTGCATTAGATCCTCGACTGCTTCAAAGTGGGGCTTGTGGTCTggtgtgatccagaccattgatctgacgccACTACTATGAAGGGATCATGCACCAAAAATTCTCCCCatttgtgattttaaaaaaataaaaaaaaagtctgGATCACAGCAATGGTCCAGTCCACATTCAACGGATTAGGTCAGGATCCTTCCAATTTGGTGCTTGTGAGATTAAAAGTCCAGATCACTggacaatggaccccacatgtacaagcCCAGGGATTCAAGGAAGATATGCTTAACCTCAGGTCATGGATCATATAATTCTTCTTCTTAAAAAGATAATAGAGAATGCTGAATAAATACAGAATAGTGCAATTGCTGATGTACCTTCATTGTGGATGAGAAGATTCTGAT of the Magnolia sinica isolate HGM2019 chromosome 7, MsV1, whole genome shotgun sequence genome contains:
- the LOC131250859 gene encoding uncharacterized protein LOC131250859 isoform X2 translates to MSTRPSMATRARPLIQDQNLLIHNEGGGAAGVHGSKVLQKKGPGTRKALANITNSEKLSSHKASKKNQPTKFANIGVPTIIEEEQCLHNHQSCISLQTATTNVQTAASIYFQKTLGVDDDANSQLDLWSPKTPRPLSSSQGKVGFESTPRYLDFTQTPVLKLQSSVRRSILWSPISPSMY
- the LOC131250859 gene encoding uncharacterized protein LOC131250859 isoform X1 — encoded protein: MQCTKVSVCASVSCGSMMEITWSVGPPLDRPCCKNISQISYQSFVSASTRASSEDKERTFEMSTRPSMATRARPLIQDQNLLIHNEGGGAAGVHGSKVLQKKGPGTRKALANITNSEKLSSHKASKKNQPTKFANIGVPTIIEEEQCLHNHQSCISLQTATTNVQTAASIYFQKTLGVDDDANSQLDLWSPKTPRPLSSSQGKVGFESTPRYLDFTQTPVLKLQSSVRRSILWSPISPSMY